A stretch of the Verrucomicrobiota bacterium genome encodes the following:
- a CDS encoding c-type cytochrome: MRMNSRRDSTRRNMLLGWLVGAFVAWCSGWAADLKPGLEVSFRSLAGEGRDIESRPTVELFVPAGETPSPFVAPGLVEAEWRGLISVDLRADFRFQFEARGPVRLEINGKLVQELEADGDAPSLPASNTVRLGKGTNSFRVQWRRPNAGDGWVRLFWSNRDTPPGPVPASAFSHAPSPEVESDEVRRKGRDLFLELRCASCHEGHGPGQPADLRMGAPTFDGIGSRRGPSWMRDWILDPKKHRHSARMPKIFQGERAAEEAESVARYLASLTDSAKTAAGAAEPSGDAGQGEKLFGTLHCGSCHSVPGEAEVEGGKLSLRDVRRKFPGRSLRDFLMRPEAHYDWIRMPNFHLSVEEAAALSSFLLTKAGGSDANTLQADAGGGVDRGRRLVQDRGCLQCHKTRKDDGVRSNVFKKVVNWESGCLSERPPLAAPDFGLVGDARDSLREFGKRMAGSLNRQVAADFARRQARELQCRECHGKVEGWPPFERLGEKINPEYVEAMLAGVVKEKPRPWLEGRMPSFPARASLLAKGLAHGHGLGGRSAIEPDPDAELVKTGAKLVSAAGGFSCTSCHSVGSMVATQVFEAPGVNLILSGSRLRKDWVLRWLRNPLSIDPTSKMPVYFDEEGKSPLTEILDGDGTKQREAIWQYLRLGSRMPAPPVP; this comes from the coding sequence ATGAGGATGAATTCAAGACGCGACTCCACGCGGAGGAACATGCTGTTGGGATGGCTGGTAGGCGCCTTCGTCGCGTGGTGTTCGGGGTGGGCGGCGGATTTGAAGCCGGGATTGGAGGTGTCCTTTCGATCCCTCGCCGGGGAGGGTCGTGATATCGAGTCTCGGCCGACCGTGGAGTTGTTCGTGCCCGCTGGCGAGACGCCTTCGCCCTTTGTGGCACCGGGGTTGGTGGAGGCTGAGTGGCGGGGTCTGATCTCGGTGGACTTGCGCGCTGATTTTCGCTTTCAGTTCGAAGCGAGGGGCCCGGTGCGGTTGGAGATCAACGGCAAGCTGGTTCAGGAATTGGAGGCGGATGGGGATGCGCCTTCATTGCCCGCGAGCAACACGGTTCGCTTAGGCAAAGGAACGAACTCGTTTCGGGTGCAGTGGAGACGACCGAACGCCGGCGATGGATGGGTGAGGTTGTTTTGGTCCAATCGGGACACGCCTCCCGGGCCGGTGCCCGCGTCCGCCTTCTCGCACGCGCCGAGTCCCGAGGTGGAGTCCGATGAGGTTCGGCGGAAAGGCCGTGACTTGTTCCTCGAGCTGCGGTGTGCGAGTTGCCATGAGGGCCACGGGCCGGGTCAACCTGCCGACCTGCGCATGGGCGCTCCGACATTCGACGGGATCGGGTCGCGGCGGGGGCCATCATGGATGAGGGACTGGATATTGGACCCGAAAAAGCATCGACATTCAGCGAGGATGCCCAAGATCTTTCAAGGTGAACGCGCCGCGGAGGAGGCGGAATCGGTGGCTCGATATTTGGCGAGTTTGACGGATTCCGCAAAAACGGCGGCTGGTGCAGCCGAGCCGAGCGGAGACGCCGGGCAGGGGGAAAAACTTTTTGGCACTTTGCATTGCGGGTCTTGCCACTCGGTACCTGGTGAGGCCGAGGTGGAGGGAGGCAAGTTGAGTTTGCGAGACGTGCGGAGGAAATTCCCCGGACGATCCTTGCGTGATTTCCTGATGCGACCCGAGGCGCACTATGATTGGATTCGCATGCCGAATTTTCATTTGAGCGTCGAAGAGGCCGCGGCGTTATCGTCCTTTTTGCTCACCAAGGCGGGCGGAAGTGACGCGAACACATTGCAGGCAGACGCTGGTGGCGGCGTGGATCGAGGGCGGCGCTTGGTGCAGGATCGAGGATGTTTGCAGTGCCACAAAACGAGGAAGGATGACGGGGTGCGGTCCAACGTTTTCAAAAAAGTGGTGAATTGGGAGTCCGGATGTTTGTCGGAGCGTCCACCCTTGGCGGCACCGGACTTCGGGTTGGTAGGTGACGCGCGAGACTCATTGCGCGAGTTCGGCAAGCGCATGGCGGGTTCGCTCAACCGTCAGGTGGCCGCGGACTTTGCGAGGCGGCAGGCGCGGGAACTGCAGTGCCGCGAGTGCCATGGGAAGGTGGAAGGCTGGCCGCCGTTCGAAAGGCTCGGGGAGAAGATCAATCCGGAGTATGTGGAAGCGATGTTAGCCGGCGTTGTGAAGGAGAAGCCCCGGCCGTGGCTGGAGGGTCGGATGCCGTCGTTTCCGGCGCGGGCAAGCCTGCTGGCGAAGGGATTGGCGCATGGGCACGGGCTTGGCGGGCGCTCGGCGATTGAACCTGATCCTGACGCGGAGCTGGTGAAAACGGGGGCGAAGCTTGTCTCGGCCGCGGGTGGCTTTTCATGCACCAGTTGCCACAGCGTGGGGAGCATGGTAGCCACGCAAGTGTTCGAGGCGCCGGGAGTCAATTTGATTTTGAGCGGAAGCCGCTTGCGCAAAGATTGGGTGCTGCGGTGGCTGCGCAATCCGTTGTCGATCGACCCAACTTCGAAGATGCCCGTGTACTTTGACGAGGAGGGGAAAAGTCCTTTGACGGAGATCTTGGATGGGGATGGGACGAAGCAACGGGAAGCGATCTGGCAGTATTTGCGCTTGGGATCGCGCATGCCCGCGCCGCC